TGTTTAATAACTACAGCCGACAGAACCACGCCAAGAAAGAACTTATCATCATTGTTAACAATGATAACATCTCCCTTACTCCTTATCTAAGCTTAGCCAAAAAACTTCCAAACGTACACGTTTATCGTCTTCCGGAACGTACCTCCCTCGGCGCTTGTCTAAATTACGCTATTAAGAAAACGAAATACAACTATATTGCCAAGTTTGATGATGATGATTATTACGCTCCCTACTATTTGACGGAAAGCGTGCAGACCTTTCAAAGAACCAATGCCGATGTCATTGGCAAGCGGGCACATTACATGTATTTACGCGGATCAAAGACGTTTATCCTTCGTTTTCCACATGATGAACATCGACCTGTGACCCTAATCCCCGGCGCAACGCTTGTCTTTAAACGCAAGGTAGTAAACAAAGTTCAGTTCCCGAATCGAAGCGTCGGTGAGGATGATCTTTTTTGCATTAGAAGTAAACGAAACGGATACAACGTTTATTCTGCTGGGAAAAGTAATTTTGTCGCGATACGCCGGAGAAACTCATCCAACCATACATGGATCATTAGCGACAAAGAACTAATCTCTCAAAGCCGAAAAATACCTTCTGTTACGAATTACAAGAAATATGTGCAGAAGAAACCAAAAGGCTGACCCCGTTAACAACCAATTAAATCTCAAAAAGAGCAGCATTCCGCTGCTCTTCTCTGTTCTTACCCGATAGTCATATGTGCTTGGACTCAAGCCAGATATTCCGCCATGATCTTTTCAATATCATACGGCGTAACGCCTTCATCAACCGCATAGATGGTATCGGCCTGATCCTTCGTATCCACCAGCTTACCTCTCGCCTTGGCGTGCAGCATGAACAAGTCATACAGGTCGGGTTTGCGTAATGTGGTCATCGCCTTCCCCATCAGCACGATACCTTTCTGATTCCCCTCTACATTATTGTAGTAATCAGGATATCTGGTCAGCGCCAGATCCGTCCAGATGATTGTTCGCTCGACCAGATCGAGAATAACAGGAATGGCTAACTGGGTGTCGGCAGTGATATCGATTTTGTTCTGGACGGTGGCTGGTTCATAGATTTCGCCCGAGCCCGGCTTCTTGCGCATCATCCAGCCTGCAAAACATTCCGGCAAATTACAGTATGGATGGCTGGTGAAGGAATGCAATGTCGTCACCACATAACGTCCGCCATAATCCACGATTGAAGGCATATGCAGATCAATGAATTCACTTGCACCATGTGGTGCAGTCACAATATCCCCGCTATGGGTCGCTTTGTATTTGACAGATCGCAGATTGGTATAGGAGATATGTTCCACGTAATTCCAATTCTCGTCATACATGACCGCCGACAAGTCAATATCCACACGCCCCGTAGGTGTGCCGTCTACTTCGCCCTCTTTCCACCAGCTGAAGAAACGTATCGTGTCACCTTCACCCATCGGGATGCGGCTTCCACGCACAATGGTTCGCAGAGCTTTGCTCGCGGATCGTTGTGAAAAAGGAACCAGATAGTGCTGGAGACGTTCATCAATATACGTCTTCCCGAGTGCTGGAAAGTCAGCAAACCGTGTAATCAAGGCCTGCTCGCACAATTGCACCACTTCCTGGCAGACCGCCTCGTCAAGCTCCGGCAGCTCATTCGGGATACCAAAAGCCTTCGCCACATTTCCTTTCGGAAAAAAGACCCGCAAATCCGAGGTTTCATTCCGCTGTGCAAAATGCTGTCTCACCTGTAACAACACCGGCGTGGATACCTGTGCAGCCACTTCACCAAAGGCCAACAGTACATACGCTTCATCTTGAGTCATCCGCAGCACGTGATCCAGTTTTCTCGCGAATTCACCTGGACGCTGTGATAACAGATCGATTAAACTCCATACATTCCGATATTGGAAGGCAAGCTCCACACTTCCGTTGAAGGTCGAATACGGCTTATTATTACGCAAAATATCAAAGGCTTCTTCGCATCGTGGATACCGAAGCTTATATTCCGACGGATGCAGAATTTCGCCAAGGCGAATCCAGCGATCCTTATATCGCAGCATATCTTCCGTGATGGAGCTACATTGCTCCAGTAATCCGAGTAAAAGTCGTCTCTCACGCCGTTTGAATTTCCGGAAGGGAGACGCATCAGCGAGGCTGACATCCCCATCCGACCAGGCAACAGCCAGACGCAAGACATCACTTGCCGTTTTGAAATACGGACCAATCCGGTCGATATTCGCCTTTTCATGCTTCAGCAGCGAGGAGACCACGAAGCCTACATTTTCTTTGAACGGAATCTCGGCGGGTAGAATCGCATCCACTTCTTCTGGGTCTGCATGCTTCAACACGGTATCGATATCTTTCTTGTCCGTATCAGAGATGGAGCCTTTCGCTTCAATGATCTGGCGAATGAGCGTCTGGAATGCTTGTTTGTTTCCCAAACCAATGAGTTTTAAGTCCGTCTTCTCCAGCAAAGGCATTCTCTCCACAGATGGTTGATCCGTATAGACCACATTCAGGTTGGTCAGATAATGAATCATTGCGTTAAGGTATAACTCCTCTTCATCCGCTTGCATCACCTGCATCGGGAATCCTGCATACATCGGTGTGTACTTCACATGTGCGCCGACCATGACTCTCAGATCAGCCACAAGTTGAATATATACGGTTTCAAACTGTTCCATGGACAGCTGCCGCATCGCCCGCATTAGCTCATCCGAGAAAGTGTATCCGAGTGATTCAATATTCTTGAGGGCAGTCGCCAGGTGTGTCTTCGGCAACTGTTGCTTCCCTTCGTTGGGTTCAATGATGAGTTTGTTCGCTCTGCGCAAATAGATCGTATTGTTCATGATAAAAGAGTCCAGGAAAGCCACATCCCTATATAACATGAAAGGTTAGGGTTAGAAGGAAGGGAATATGATAGCCTGGACGCCTCCTCTCTGATAATGAGATCTTCAGGAGAGCTGCGACCCTATGATCTCCAATGATTGTAGAAGGAAGGATCGCAATAGCCTGAAGGCCAGCGGTTCAAAATTTGTCACCCGAACCTCTGGTGAACCCATCATCTCAGATTCCACGATCTTCCAACAGGGCAAAAGTATTACGACATGAAATGCATAAGGTTAATGAAATAGGGAAAAGCCTTTGCCGACCCCCAATGTCAGCAAAGGCTTTTCGTTTTAGATTGCGTTTATTGATCAATCAAGTTGGTTACTTTCAACATTCTTGCAATCAATGCAGTGACCTCAGCACGGGTCATTGTGGTCTTCGGACTCAGAATCTCTGGCCCGTTACCTTGGATGATTCCAGCGGCAATCAACTGGGCTACATCTTCTTTCGCCCAATTCGATACATTGGCTGCATCACTGTAACGTTCGAGTTCAGCATTCACCTGATCCGGGCTGATTGAAGCTTCCGGTTCAATCAGACGGTAGGCACGAGCAACCATAGCAAATCCTTGCTCACGTGTGATTTCCTGATTACCGTAGAAGTTTCCATTATCGTAACCGCGAACGATACCGAATTCATTCGCAAGGGCTACCGCATTGCGGAACCATGCCGAATTGTTAACGTCAGGGAATAGATTCTGTGGTGCATCCTGACGCATTAAGCCCAGTCCAAGTACTACAATCTCGGCAAACTCAGAACGAGTAACCTGACGGTTCGGGGAGAACGTGTTATCTCCGTTACCTTTCAGATCTAATCTCGCAGCGATGTTGTTCACATCAATTTTGCCCCAATGGGATCTGGCATCTTCAAAATCCTGCGGATTCCAGATGACCGAGTAACTTCCGCTGCTGCGCAAGTCATTAATAAGCGCGTAGTAACGGCTATCGACTTTAGTAACAACCGTTGGTACATGGAAGATGCTACCGTCCGGGTTGATGATCACGCCTGTTGTAATCCGGTTCGGATCGATCCCTTCCGGCAGTGCAATATATTTCGGTGCATAGCCGTTCAGTAGCCCGGAACGAACCGTTTGTCCATCTTTTGAGAAGGTGAGATCCAGATCAACCGGTGTGACAAGTAGCTCGTATCCTTGGGATGCGGCTCTCGTTTCGGCGCTGTCAATCAACGTATCCGATGAACGTGCGATATCGATATGGACATCAATATCATTCAATGCTGCATTACCAAGCTGTCCAGATACACCATTCAAGTCCATTTTACCGCCAGGTACCGGATAGATTGCCAGCGGATTGCTGATGTTTAGTTTGGAACCTTGATCTACTAATTGTTTCAGTGTTTCAAGGGTTAATCCGTCCACCTTCATATCCCCATCATTCGGCGAATGAATGGCGAATTGCTGACCTGTGCCTTGTGACATGGCATCTTTCAGCTTGGCTGGATCAACTTGAACCAATGTTTCTTTGTTGTCAGATGGTTTGGATGTAGCAAATGGTTGATGACTGCCATCCCGGGTTGTTTCCAGATTATCCTTCACGGGTGCCGGAGTTGGCGTTGGTACTGGCGCAGGTGCAGGAGTGCTTCCACCGTTACCTCCTCCCGTATTTCCACCGCCGCCATTGTTGCCTCCACTGTTGTTACCATTGTCACCGGATGCTCTAGTCACGTTGATTTTATACTCCGTAACATTTCCAAGTGAATCCGTTACTCTAACAACGATCTTATTTCCACCAACTTGGAGCGGTAGATTCTCACTTACAGTACCACTTGAAACCTCGTTCCATTCTCCATCTCCAACCGCTATTTCAATCTTCGCAAGTGGATCAAGTGCCGTTGGCGTGAGCTGGAATTGATATACGCTATTCGGCACAGAGATGGTGTACGTGTCTTTAGCCGGATCAAAAGCCGGTGACAAGCTTCCTGTGGATGGGATCAACGTTTGCAGCGTTGATGTGTCATTACCAATCACTTTGGTAAGGCCCGTTCTCGCATCAGTTAGATCTTGAAGCGCCTGATCTACCTGTGCTTGGGTTGCCGTTGGATCATTCAACACTCGCTCTGCTTCGTTCATCGCATTATCGAGTGCTACCCAGCTGCCTGGTGTATATTCCGCTTCAGTTAGATTTTCAGCCTTGATTCTATCATATTCGCTTTTTAGCGCTGACGTGTCGATGCCAGTACCAGGATTCTTGGTAAGACCCTCCTGGGCATCTACCAAATCCTGATACGCTTTTTCCACTTGTTCCGATGTTGCATTCTCGTCATCGAACACGGATTGAGCAACTTCTAACGCCGTTTGCAGCGTTTGCCATGTTTCTGGCGTGTACTCCTCTGTGTCCAGTTCGCCTGTTTCGATCTTACCGTTAATCTCATCGATTTTGGCTTTCAACTTCGCCTTGTCAATAATAACAACATAACTTTTCCCATTCGATGCTTCTGAGTCTGCATATGCTGGATTGTTCGTCTTCGCTGTAACTGTCACCGTGTAGGCGCCAGCCTTCAGCGGAGGTTCCAATTGCGACAGGTTAAGTACCGTTCCAGGCACCTCCACTGTACGCTTCGTACCATTTTCCATTTCGATCGTTACTTCATATTTATCTGCATGCTCAACTGCTTCCCATGTCAACTCATCATCGATGACTGTGATGACTGGCGCCGACAAAGGAGTGGCAGCAGTTGCAATGGTAAAGTACGAATCCGGACCAAAATTCGAAGTATTAAGAGTTACTTGGCCGTTCTGAATTAAATGTAACGAGTTTGGATTACCAAATTGAGCATCATCGCTGATCACAAGATACTGAGGCAACACCGGGCTACCTCCCGTTACGTCTACCTGAAGTGTAATCTGTGATTCAGTCCAGTTTGCTTTCTGTACTTTGTAGATACGCTCCATCCCAAGCAGTTTTTTCTCATCTTTTGTGATCGGTGTTTTGAATTCAGTACTTGCTCCATTGTCACCAAACATAAAGAAAGAAGAATCGTTTGAAATATTATTTTGATTCGCAGAATTGGTATCCTCGATACGGTTGCCCAATGCAATCGTTAACATGGACCCCAATTCCTGCGCCTTGGCTTGTTTCTGCAGCAAGCCGCTCTGATCATCTCGCCCGATGCTTGTAATTCGATGGGTATAGGCTGCGTTCACATTTGAATCCCAGATCGTAGCCATGTTTGAATCGACATATGAATTCGCTGTCGTCTGATCCAGCGTATACCCGTATTTGATCGCCAGATATGTGCTCACTTTCTGGCGTTCCTCGTCCGTCAGAGCATGATCGTATACGATAATTTCTTCAATCGTGCCCTGCCAATGTTCAACACTTGCAGTTGCTGGAATAAGCTTACCGACTACTGCTCCACCAGAGTTGCCGGTATCCCAGGACTTGGGAACATCCTGTCCATATCCACCTGCACCTAGTTGCTGCACTATCTTCATTTTACTGTACAATCTAGCTATGTTAGATTCAGTATTCCCGCCTGTCCAAGTCACAAATTGCTCATTCGGGAACGTCGTTCCTAGGAACCCCTCAGGAGTGTATAATGTCTGACTCATGGTACTGTTAAATGTGGTCAAGCCGCCTCTTGTACCATTTTGAAGCATCCCTATACCCGTATAACCACTCGTTTGGGCTCCCCAGGAAATGATATACTTGATGCCTCCAGTTTTACTGGTTTTGCTAACCGTAATAATTGATCTGGCAGTCTTCCCTTGGGGAAGCTTATTTACATCCAGATTCATGAAAGTTTTCGTTCCGTCATATTCCAATACCGGATTAAAATTAATATTATGATTCTTGTCATTCCAATAAGTCGGTTGGTTATCGACCTCATCTTGTGTTGCGTTATTTACTTTACTACCTTGATCTTCCCAGGTACTCACCTTCTGGCCGCTGGTAACTTCCATACCCAGATCAGATCGAAGCCATAGTGAAGGAGAACCCACTCCACCGGGACCCGCTGTGCTTCCACCATTCACCAGGGTAAGCCCTGTACGTGCATTTGTTAGTTCCTGAAGCGCGTTGTTGACTTGCTCTTGAGTTACATTTGGTTCACTTAGCACTTGTTCTGCTGTGTTCAGCGCATCATGAAGTGCAGTCCAACTGTCTGATGTATATTTTGATTCTTCCAGGTTCTCACCTGTAATTTCCTCATATTTGCCTTGTAGAACTGACTTGTCTACTACAGTAATATCCCTGCGTACAGGTTCAGCAGAGATTCCATTATTCGTTGCTGTAACCCTCAATGTATATTCTCCAGGCGACAATGCAGAGGAAGGTGTGAACTCCCATGTTCCGTCTGGGTTGACTGTAGCTTCACCGACAACGTTCTTAGCTGGGTCCGATTTGTTTACCATTGTAATGGTTACCACGGCACCAGATGTAACGGAACCTTTCAAAGTAGGTTTGGCACCCACGGTAGAAAGATTCAAGGGAGTATCCAGTACCAGATTGACTGGCAATCGGTACGTCAGAATAACCTTATTCGCTTGATTATCATACGCAACCGCTGCAGTCGTATTGATATCTGATACGAAATAGGATTGATCCGCTATTTGTGCAAGGTAACCTCCCCCGCCAATCGCAATATCAACGACT
The window above is part of the Paenibacillus sp. 1781tsa1 genome. Proteins encoded here:
- a CDS encoding glycosyltransferase family 2 protein is translated as MGARPKRSIKKQGVSIIACTKRQSYIKNLFNNYSRQNHAKKELIIIVNNDNISLTPYLSLAKKLPNVHVYRLPERTSLGACLNYAIKKTKYNYIAKFDDDDYYAPYYLTESVQTFQRTNADVIGKRAHYMYLRGSKTFILRFPHDEHRPVTLIPGATLVFKRKVVNKVQFPNRSVGEDDLFCIRSKRNGYNVYSAGKSNFVAIRRRNSSNHTWIISDKELISQSRKIPSVTNYKKYVQKKPKG
- a CDS encoding TerD family protein, with translation MNNTIYLRRANKLIIEPNEGKQQLPKTHLATALKNIESLGYTFSDELMRAMRQLSMEQFETVYIQLVADLRVMVGAHVKYTPMYAGFPMQVMQADEEELYLNAMIHYLTNLNVVYTDQPSVERMPLLEKTDLKLIGLGNKQAFQTLIRQIIEAKGSISDTDKKDIDTVLKHADPEEVDAILPAEIPFKENVGFVVSSLLKHEKANIDRIGPYFKTASDVLRLAVAWSDGDVSLADASPFRKFKRRERRLLLGLLEQCSSITEDMLRYKDRWIRLGEILHPSEYKLRYPRCEEAFDILRNNKPYSTFNGSVELAFQYRNVWSLIDLLSQRPGEFARKLDHVLRMTQDEAYVLLAFGEVAAQVSTPVLLQVRQHFAQRNETSDLRVFFPKGNVAKAFGIPNELPELDEAVCQEVVQLCEQALITRFADFPALGKTYIDERLQHYLVPFSQRSASKALRTIVRGSRIPMGEGDTIRFFSWWKEGEVDGTPTGRVDIDLSAVMYDENWNYVEHISYTNLRSVKYKATHSGDIVTAPHGASEFIDLHMPSIVDYGGRYVVTTLHSFTSHPYCNLPECFAGWMMRKKPGSGEIYEPATVQNKIDITADTQLAIPVILDLVERTIIWTDLALTRYPDYYNNVEGNQKGIVLMGKAMTTLRKPDLYDLFMLHAKARGKLVDTKDQADTIYAVDEGVTPYDIEKIMAEYLA
- a CDS encoding S-layer homology domain-containing protein; the encoded protein is MRIIKVMLMSILSLVIVTTSAFTPMPIAMAADSIFYVSSIGNDENEGTEEAPFLTMNRALTEITGSGQIVLLSNLSLNDVWTVAASGKTVTITSEEGNRYSILRGEEFKNRDLIRVPNGNITFENVDIDGNHVATNQAIYGMQVTGGKVMLKNVEVRNHYVTTGGSSTASVIAALGGTVVIQDGTRIHHNRITGKLANNPPSLLGAGSGGVVEIQDGIITENEISADGNGVIVGIGLSGKPRFIMTGGQITGNILSGNGIDADGQTIGNVAVYMRGSAADARFDFGGTAYVYDNLNTEGEQRNVYLKNTSATGSAYLTLVNPLQTGAKVGVYANIMPDDVTNPVVDIAIGGGGYLAQIADQSYFVSDINTTAAVAYDNQANKVILTYRLPVNLVLDTPLNLSTVGAKPTLKGSVTSGAVVTITMVNKSDPAKNVVGEATVNPDGTWEFTPSSALSPGEYTLRVTATNNGISAEPVRRDITVVDKSVLQGKYEEITGENLEESKYTSDSWTALHDALNTAEQVLSEPNVTQEQVNNALQELTNARTGLTLVNGGSTAGPGGVGSPSLWLRSDLGMEVTSGQKVSTWEDQGSKVNNATQDEVDNQPTYWNDKNHNINFNPVLEYDGTKTFMNLDVNKLPQGKTARSIITVSKTSKTGGIKYIISWGAQTSGYTGIGMLQNGTRGGLTTFNSTMSQTLYTPEGFLGTTFPNEQFVTWTGGNTESNIARLYSKMKIVQQLGAGGYGQDVPKSWDTGNSGGAVVGKLIPATASVEHWQGTIEEIIVYDHALTDEERQKVSTYLAIKYGYTLDQTTANSYVDSNMATIWDSNVNAAYTHRITSIGRDDQSGLLQKQAKAQELGSMLTIALGNRIEDTNSANQNNISNDSSFFMFGDNGASTEFKTPITKDEKKLLGMERIYKVQKANWTESQITLQVDVTGGSPVLPQYLVISDDAQFGNPNSLHLIQNGQVTLNTSNFGPDSYFTIATAATPLSAPVITVIDDELTWEAVEHADKYEVTIEMENGTKRTVEVPGTVLNLSQLEPPLKAGAYTVTVTAKTNNPAYADSEASNGKSYVVIIDKAKLKAKIDEINGKIETGELDTEEYTPETWQTLQTALEVAQSVFDDENATSEQVEKAYQDLVDAQEGLTKNPGTGIDTSALKSEYDRIKAENLTEAEYTPGSWVALDNAMNEAERVLNDPTATQAQVDQALQDLTDARTGLTKVIGNDTSTLQTLIPSTGSLSPAFDPAKDTYTISVPNSVYQFQLTPTALDPLAKIEIAVGDGEWNEVSSGTVSENLPLQVGGNKIVVRVTDSLGNVTEYKINVTRASGDNGNNSGGNNGGGGNTGGGNGGSTPAPAPVPTPTPAPVKDNLETTRDGSHQPFATSKPSDNKETLVQVDPAKLKDAMSQGTGQQFAIHSPNDGDMKVDGLTLETLKQLVDQGSKLNISNPLAIYPVPGGKMDLNGVSGQLGNAALNDIDVHIDIARSSDTLIDSAETRAASQGYELLVTPVDLDLTFSKDGQTVRSGLLNGYAPKYIALPEGIDPNRITTGVIINPDGSIFHVPTVVTKVDSRYYALINDLRSSGSYSVIWNPQDFEDARSHWGKIDVNNIAARLDLKGNGDNTFSPNRQVTRSEFAEIVVLGLGLMRQDAPQNLFPDVNNSAWFRNAVALANEFGIVRGYDNGNFYGNQEITREQGFAMVARAYRLIEPEASISPDQVNAELERYSDAANVSNWAKEDVAQLIAAGIIQGNGPEILSPKTTMTRAEVTALIARMLKVTNLIDQ